A single genomic interval of Antechinus flavipes isolate AdamAnt ecotype Samford, QLD, Australia chromosome 1, AdamAnt_v2, whole genome shotgun sequence harbors:
- the LOC127543697 gene encoding serpin B6-like produces the protein MAAFSEAINTFTLNVFKEISEKDSSQNVFYSPLSLYCALAMVLEGAKGNTAAQIQQVLSLDKSIDVHHSFQSFLAEANKSGDQCLLRIANRLFGEKTHDFISSFKESCQKFYHSNMEELDFANASEEARKYINKWIEEKTEGKIVELLIKDSINPRTSLILVNAIYFKGKWEEKFDKSRTREKMFKISKEKQKPVQMMFLKSQFRTTYIQDVSTQILVMPYVGGQMDMVILLPDENTDLKMLEQELTPEKLTDWLKPERMDMIEIDVFLPRFKLEENLDMKSILQKLGMSDAFDMSKADFSGISSGKDLFLSKVLHKAYVEVNEEGTEAAAATAAKLVAYCSCPYFLVDHPFLFLIRDNSSKTILFWGKVISP, from the exons ATGGCTGCATTCTCTGAAGCAATCAACACTTTTACCttgaatgtttttaaagaaattagtgAAAAAGATAGCTCACAGAATGTGTTTTATTCCCCCCTGAGCCTTTACTGTGCCCTGGCGATGGTCTTAGAGGGGGCCAAGGGAAATACTGCTGCACAGATACAACAG GTTCTTTCTTTAGACAAAAGTATAGATGTCCACCATAGTTTCCAGTCTTTTCTTGCAGAAGCTAATAAATCTGGTGATCAATGCCTTTTAAGAATTGCCAACAGGCTCTTTGGAGAAAAGACTCATGATTTTATCTCA TCTTTTAAGGAATCCTGTCAGAAATTCTATCATTCAAATATGGAAGAACTTGATTTTGCTAATGCATCAGAGGAagcaagaaaatatataaataagtggatagaagaaaagactgaag GTAAGATTGTGGAACTTCTCATTAAGGATTCCATTAATCCACGGACCTCTCTGATACTTGTGAATGCCATCTATTTCAAagggaaatgggaggaaaaatttgacaaaagtagaacaagagaaaaaatgttcaaaatcagcAAG gaGAAGCAGAAACCAGTACAAATGATGTTTTTGAAATCTCAATTTAGGACAACCTATATACAAGATGTGTCCACCCAGATCCTAGTTATGCCTTATGTTGGAGGACAAATGGACATGGTCATTTTGCTTCCAGATGAGAACACAGATCTAAAAATG ttGGAACAAGAACTTACTCCTGAGAAACTAACAGATTGGTTAAAACCAGAGAGGATGGATATGATTGAGATAGacgtttttcttcccagatttaaATTGGAGGAGAATTTAGACATGAAAAGCATTCTTCAAAAATTGGGCATGTCAGATGCCTTTGATATGTCAAAGGCTGACTTCTCTGGGATATCATCTGGGAAGGACCTATTTCTATCCAAGGTTTTACACAAGGCTTATGTCGAAGTTAATGAAGAAGGCACAGAAGCAGCTGCTGCCACTGCAGCAAAGTTGGTGGCATATTGTAGTTGTCCTTATTTTCTGGTTGaccatcctttcctttttcttattcgaGATAACAGCTCAAAAACCATTTTGTTTTGGGGCAAAGTGATCTCTccataa